Proteins co-encoded in one Arachis hypogaea cultivar Tifrunner chromosome 13, arahy.Tifrunner.gnm2.J5K5, whole genome shotgun sequence genomic window:
- the LOC140177749 gene encoding serine/threonine-protein phosphatase 7 long form homolog, with translation MINALIERWRPETHTFHFPVGECAVTLEDMAIILSLSTNGLPITGPTMSSVEALEAECLHQFGVAPRKTDCRGSFIKLTWFRGLKDRIVLNDDVHIQMYVKCHIMLLFGTILFRDKSGDGRSTDTVAQLGLDPTTISSADSRQSPSVSNCKQAYGIGNIDLYVIPLDIRHNSVIWSATVPLISFECIEWHASDRVRRQFGLRQGVPNQERDLGASHGKNLTGPKNQDWANTHSFWVMQ, from the exons ATGATTAATGCTCTGATTGAGAGATGGCGGCCTGAGACTCACACATTTCATTTTCCAGTTGGTGAGTGTGCCGTGACCTTGGAGGATATGGCGATAATTCTCAGTCTGTCGACAAATGGTCTTCCGATTACAGGACCGACCATGAGTAGTGTTGAGGCATTGGAAGCCGAGTGCTTGCACCAATTTGGAGTTGCACCGAGGAAGACGGACTGTAGAGGGAGCTTTATAAAATTAACATGGTTTAGGGGTTTGAAAGATCGTATAGTGTTGAATGATGATGTGCACATTCAGATGTATGTAAAGTGTCACATAATGTTGTTATTTGGGACAATTCTGTTTAGAGATAAGTCAG GAGATGGACGGTCCACTGACACTGTTGCTCAGTTGGGCTTGGATCCGACTACCATTTCTAGCGCCGATTCCCGGCAATCCCCGAGTGTTTCCAATTGTAAACAG GCTTACGGCATTGGAAACATCGACCTATACGTGATTCCTTTAGACATCCGTCATAATTCGGTTATCTGGAGTGCCACAGTGCCACTTATATCTTTTGAATGCATCGAGTGGCATGCATCTGATAGAGTCAGGAGGCAATTTGGATTGAGACAGGGTGTTCCTAATCAAGAGCGGGATCTAGGTGCATCACACGGCAAAAATCTAACTGGGCCTAAGAATCAAGATTGGGCCAATACCCACTCTTTTTGGGTGATGCAGTAG